The following is a genomic window from Streptomyces sp. NBC_01381.
GTGGGCGGCTGCCAGGGGTGCTCCGCGTTGTCCCTCAGGAACGCGGCGAGCTCCCTGGGGGAGGAGGCGGCGGCGTCCCTGCGGGCGCAGCGGTCGGTCATCCGGTGCAGGCTGCCGCGCGCCCTGACGAGCTCGGCCAGGGTCCTGGGGAGCGAGTACCGGAAACCCAGCGACATGTGCGCCGCGACCTCCCGCACCCGCCACCCCGCGCACAGGGTCGGCGCGTCCCACTGCGGTGACGGCAGGCCGTCGAGCAGGTCGGCGAGGTCTCGGCGTTCGGCGGCGATGGCGGTTCTGATGTCCACGCCTCCAGGGTCGCGAGCGCTCGGCCATAAGTCCAAGAGCTGGATCTTCTCGCGGCTAGCATGCCCAGTTATGGAACTCCGGCAGCTGCAGTACTTCGTAGCCGTGGTCGAGGAGGCCAACTTCACCCGCGCCGCGGCCCGTCTGCATCTGGCCCAGCCGGGGGTGAGCGCCCAGATCCGGCAACTGGAACGGGAGCTCGGCCAGCCCCTCCTGGACCGCTCGGGACGGTCGGTGACCCTCACGGAGGTGGGGGCGGCCGTCCTGCCCTACGCACGGGCCGCGCTCGCCGCCGCCGATGGGATGCGGCACACCGCGGACGCGTTCACCGGACTGCTGCGCGGCCAGGTCACGCTCGGCCTCGTGTCCGGCGCGGCCACCCACGAGTTCGACGTGGTCTCCGTGCTCGCCGACTTCCACGACGCCCACCCGGATGTCGAGATCGCCCTCACCGAGGACACATCGGACCGGATGCTCGCCGCGCTGCGCCGCGGGGAACTCGACATCGCCCTGCTGGGCCTCGCGGACGAGGAGCCGCCGCCGGGCGTCTCCCTCCGGCTCGTGATCGACGAACCCCTGGTCGCCGTCGTGCTCCCGGGCGACCCGCTGCTCACCCCCGCGGGCCGTACGACCGTTCCGCTGGCGGAGCTCCGGGACCGACCGCTGATCAGCCTGCCGCGGGGGACCGGCCTGCGCGGGGTGCTCGACCGGGCCTGCGCGCAGGCCGGCGTCCGGCCCCGCATCGCCTTCGAGGCGGCGGCACCGCAGGTGCTCGTCCAACTCGTCGTCCGTGGCCTGGGTGTGGCCGTGCTGCCGGCGCTCGAACCCCGTACGGCGGCCGCGTACGGGCTGCGCACCCTGGAGATCACGGATCCGCGGCCGCGGGGCCGGATCGCGCTGGCCTGGCGCACGGACGGGCCTGCGGGCCCTGCGGCCAGGGCCCTCCTGGAGCGGCTCCAGGAGGCTCTGGGCTAGGGCGTACGCGCGATCAGGTACCGGAACACGTTGGGCATCCACAGCGTCCCGTCCCGCCGCTGATGCGGATGCAGCGCCTCCGTCACCTCCTTCTCGACCTGCGCCTGATCCGTCGCGCCCACCGCGGCGTCGAACAGGCCCGTCGAAAGGAGGCCGCGGACCGCGCTCTCGGTGTCCGCGTATCCGAAGGGGCACGCCACACGGCCCGACCCGTCCGGCTTGAGCCCGGCCCGCTGGGCCACCTCCTCCAGGTCGTCCCGGAGCGCGGGGCGCCAACTCCCCGTACTACGGAGAGGGTCGGCGAGCTTGGTCGCCACCTTCAGTACCGAAGAGGTCGTGCAGCGCTCCGGCGGACCCCAGCCGGCGAGCACCACGGGCGTGCCGCGCCCGGCGAGCGGTGCGGCGGCCTCCAGAAGGGCGGAGAGGCCCTCGGAGTCGCCCGCCATGCAGCCGATCGGCTGGAACGCGGTCACCAGGTTGTACGCGGGTACGTCCGGCCCCGCCACGTCGGCGGGACCACCCTCGACGAGACGGGTGTCGCCGCGCGGGCGTGTGCCCAAGGCCGCGTCGGGCAGCAGGCGTTCGCGCGCGAGGGCGAGCCGCTCGGGCGCGGACGGGTCGACACCGGTGACGGCCGCACCGCGTGAGGCAGCCATCAGGAGGGCGAGTCCGGAGCCGCAGCCGAGGCCGAGGAGCCGGGTCGCGCCGCCCACTTCGAGTCGTTCGTACACCGCTTCATAGAGCGGAACCAGCATCCGTTCCTGGATCTCCGCCCAGTCACGCGCGCGTGCGCGCCGGTCCACGCGGGGGGTCGTGCCCGCGCGGGGACGGCGCGGCTGCGCGAGTG
Proteins encoded in this region:
- a CDS encoding LysR family transcriptional regulator; amino-acid sequence: MELRQLQYFVAVVEEANFTRAAARLHLAQPGVSAQIRQLERELGQPLLDRSGRSVTLTEVGAAVLPYARAALAAADGMRHTADAFTGLLRGQVTLGLVSGAATHEFDVVSVLADFHDAHPDVEIALTEDTSDRMLAALRRGELDIALLGLADEEPPPGVSLRLVIDEPLVAVVLPGDPLLTPAGRTTVPLAELRDRPLISLPRGTGLRGVLDRACAQAGVRPRIAFEAAAPQVLVQLVVRGLGVAVLPALEPRTAAAYGLRTLEITDPRPRGRIALAWRTDGPAGPAARALLERLQEALG
- a CDS encoding SAM-dependent methyltransferase, whose product is MTPTLAQPRRPRAGTTPRVDRRARARDWAEIQERMLVPLYEAVYERLEVGGATRLLGLGCGSGLALLMAASRGAAVTGVDPSAPERLALARERLLPDAALGTRPRGDTRLVEGGPADVAGPDVPAYNLVTAFQPIGCMAGDSEGLSALLEAAAPLAGRGTPVVLAGWGPPERCTTSSVLKVATKLADPLRSTGSWRPALRDDLEEVAQRAGLKPDGSGRVACPFGYADTESAVRGLLSTGLFDAAVGATDQAQVEKEVTEALHPHQRRDGTLWMPNVFRYLIARTP